The following DNA comes from Enterocloster bolteae.
ATCTGCCCCGGTATCCCGGAGCAAAGGAGGGCTATAACATGCCCATCTTTCTGAAGGACGAACTGATTGGAGTGGTGGGCATCTTCGGATGCGAGGAGCAGATGCTGAACGTGGCCAATCTTCTGAAGGTCTATGTGACACAGCATTTTGCCCAGCAGGCCATGGCCCAGAAACAGAACGTGGAATCTGAGGTCAGAAACCGCCTTCTGAGCCTGCTGCTTCTGGGAGACATCGGGCAGATGGAAACCATTTACCAGCTGTCCGCCCTGATTCCGGTCCAGCTGGCATTTCCTGTAAAGGTCATTATGATACGGGCAGGCAAGCGGAAAAATACCAGGGAGCAGATGAACCATTACACCCAGCTCTTCCAGAACATGATGTGGCAGGGCACCCTGGACCGCTCAAGAGATGTGTTCGGCATCCAGAACAATGACTGCATCATCATTCACAGTGCTCCCAGACATGGGAAAGCGGACGAAGATCTGGACAAAATCATAGCCCAGGTGGTCCGGGAGGAGGGGCTCTGTATTGCTGTCAGCGGCGCCTGCCCACGGCTGGAGGACATTCCGGGCGGTATGAAGGAATCCAACACCCTGATTTCCATGGAGGGCGGGCCGGTCCGTAATCTGGAGGACAGTCAGGTCAAAATTCAGTATCTGATTTACAAGTCCCTGATTCACGGCGGTACGAAGTACGCGGAAATGCTGTACCGGAAACTGACAGCCAGCCAGGATGCCAGACAGGCCGAGGTCCTTCTGGTGACTGCCAGGGTATATTACCAGGAGAACGGCAGTGTGCAGAAGGCATCCGAGCGGCTTCATCTTCACAAAAACACCCTTCTTTACAGGATGAAACGGCTGTTCCAGCTGCTGGACCTGGAAAATGAGACTCCCTTTACCAGGGAATTCCTGATTCGTCTGATTTTCATGTATCATCCGGTAGATGATATCACCTAAACATATTTGAGGAGGTTTTACAATGTCAGGTTTATTTATATTCTTAGTCATATTTCTGGCCGTAGTATGTATGGTATTGGCCATATCCAAGTTTAACCAGCACCCCTTCATCGTACTTACGGTTATAGCCATTGCTGTGGGCCTGGTTTGCGGAATTCCCACAGAGGAAGTCATCAACACGGTAAAAAGCGGTTTCGGAAACATACTGGCCAGCATCGGTATTGTAATTCTGGCAGGAACCATCATCGGAACCATTCTTGAAAAAACAGGTGCTGCCCTGACAATGGCCAACACCATCCTTAAAATGGTCGGAAAAAAGAACAGCGTCCTGACCATGGCCATCACAGGCTATGTGACAGGTATCCCTGTATTCTGCGACTCCGGCTTTGTCATCTTAAGCCCTATATCAAGGGCCCTGGCCAGCCAGAGCAATGTATCCCTGGCCGTTATGGCCACTGCCCTGTCAGGCGGTTTATATGCAACCCACTGTCTGGTTCCTCCCACTCCCGGCCCCATTGCCATGGCAGGTACCCTGGAAGCCGATCTGGGGCTGACCATACTGGTAGGACTTCTGGTATCCATACCAGCCACCCTGTCGGCGCTCATCTATGCCAAGAAGGTATCCAGCAAAATTGATATTCCCGCCAACCCTGAGTACACAGTGGATGAGCTGCTTCAGAAATACGGCAAGCTGCCCGGCGCTCTTCACAGCTTTTCACCAATCCTGCTTCCCATCGTACTGATTGCACTTAAATCCGTAGGTGATTTCCCAAGCGCACCCTTTGGAGACGGGGTTGTAAAAATGTTCTTCTCCTTCATCGGTAATCCTGTTATTGCCCTGATTTTAGGCGTGTTCCTGGCCATGACCCTGGTTCCGGCTGCTGAGAAGAAAAATACCTTGTCCTGGATTACAGAAGGTGTCACCAATTCCGCCGGCATCCTGGCCATCACCGGCGCAGGCGGCGCGTTTGGAGCCATTCTTCAGAAACTTCCTATTGCAGATGCCCTGAGCGCTTCCCTTCTGGGCCTTGGCGTAGGCGTATTCCTTCCCTTCATCATTGCGGCCCTGTTAAAGACAGCCATGGGCGCTTCCACCGTGGCCATGATTACCACCTCCGCTATGATTGCCCCGCTGATGCCTGCCCTGGGATTCACCTCCCCGCTGGCAAAGGTACTCGTCATCATGGCCATTGGCGCCGGTTCCATGACCGTGTCCCATGCCAATGATTCCTACTTCTGGGTGGTATCCCAGTTTTCCGATATGGAGACAAAGGATGCTTATAAGTGCCAGACCGGCATGACCGGAGTTATGGGTATCGTGACTATTATAGTTGTATTTCTGCTTTCGCTGGTGTTTGTGCATTAATCAGGATGCAAATTTGTTACATGTTGTAAAAAGAATCCCCAGGCCGGCCCGGGGATTCTTTCTTACACGATTCTATCTTGAATGTTTTTCCTGGAACGTTTCTTTCCGGAACATTCCTAATTACTGCTCATAACCGGCTTAAAGACCCTGCTCCTGGCCGGGTCCTCCTGATCTGCGGACTCCTTAGCCATAAGAATGGCCTCCCGGCAGAACTGCTCCTGGGAATTGACCAGGACCTTTCCCCTCTTGTCTTCCTTCTCGTAGCTGCCGTCCGGCTGAAGAATATGGGCCTTTACATTGTCCTCCAGCTCCACTTCCAGAATATGGATGACCTTTTCCCTTAATACCTCGTCCTCAACAGGGAACATGATTTCCACCCGGCGGTCTAAGTTCCTGGGCATCCAGTCCGCGCTGCCCATGTATACCTCAGGACTTGCGTCATTAAAGAAATAAAAGATACGGCTGTGCTCCAGGAAGTTTCCCACAATGGAACGCACGGAAATATTCTCGCTGAGTCCCGGTACGCCTGCCTTGAGGCAGCAGATACCCCTGATAATCATTTCCACCTTCACGCCTGCGCAGGACGCCTCATACAGAGCTGTGATAATTTCCTTGTCACAAAGTGAATTCATCTTGGCCATAATATGGGCGGGCCTTCCTTCCCTGGCATGTTCAGCCTCCCTGCGTATCATGCGCAGGAACCGTCCCCTGAGCCAGAGAGGGGCCACAGACAGCTTATTCCAGGCCAGGGGCTCGGAATAACCTGACAGCATATTGAATACAGCTGTGGCGTCCTCCCCTATCTGGGGATTGCAGGTAAGTATGCCGCAGTCCGTGTAAAGCTTTGCTGTGGAATCATTGTAATTGCCGGTGCCCAGATGTACATAGCGGCGGATTCCATCTTCCTCCATCCGTACCACCAGGGTAATCTTGCTGTGGGTCTTAAGGCCCACCAGGCCATATATTACATGGCACCCTGCCTTCTCAAGCATCTTTGCCCAGTTGATATTGTTTTCTTCGTCAAAACGGGCTTTCAGCTCCACCAGAACCGACACCTGCTTTCCATTGTCCGCTGCCTCCGCCAAAGCCGCAATAATGGGAGAGTTTCCGCTGACACGGTACAGGGTCTGCTTGATGGCCAGGACCGACTGGTCCCGTGCAGCGCTGCGAACAAAGTTCACCACCGGATCAAAACTCTGATATGGATGGTGAAGCAGGATATCGCCCTTCCTGATATTGGTGAATATATCGTCTTCATTCATAAGGGCCGGCACGGGCTGGGGCACATACCTGGGTGCCTTGAAGAGCTCAAAGCCTTCCAGTCCATACATCTTCATGAGAAACGTCAGGTCCAGAGGGCCGTTGATTTCAAAAATATCCTGGCTGTTTATGGACAGTTCCCTGCGGATGATTTTAAGGAGACGCTTATCCACATTGTCCTCGATTTCCAGACGGATGGCCTCGCCCCACTGGCGTTTCTTAAGCTGCTTCTGGATTTCCTCCAGCAGGTCCACCGCCTCCTCCTCATCTATGGTAAGGTCGGCATTTCTCATGATGCGGAAGGGATGAGAGGCCACAATGTCATAATTGAGGAACAACGAGGGCATGTTCCGCTCTATGATTTCCTCCAGAAGGATGACCACCCTGCGCTCCTTGCCGTCCTCATCTATCTCCCTGGGAAGCTCCACAATTCTGGAAATCACCGAGGGAACCTGCACCATGGCAAATTCCAGCTCCTCATCCTCTCCGCTCTTTTTCCTCAAAAGCGCAGCGATATTCAGCGTCTTGTTCCGTATCAGCGGGAAGGGTCTGGATGAATCAAAGGCCATGGGCGTCAGAACAGGATATACATTCTTCCTAAAATACTCGTCCGTATATGCCGCCTCTTCTTCCGTCATATCCTCATGCTCTGTAATCATGCGCAGCCCATTCTGTCTCAGGG
Coding sequences within:
- a CDS encoding RNA degradosome polyphosphate kinase, coding for MAESAGKPQASKSKTEKAKVEKNRAEKTDTSRAASAKSGSSRENAGVKADDTVKANSGAKISAGAKAQTGAKANAAVRPEAVPVDFAADPTNYVNRELSWLEFNYRVLSESRDKSIPLFERLKFLSITASNLDEFYMVRVASLKDMVHAKYTKPDIAGLTPQEQLDRISERTHELVEMQYSTYNRSLVPTLRQNGLRMITEHEDMTEEEAAYTDEYFRKNVYPVLTPMAFDSSRPFPLIRNKTLNIAALLRKKSGEDEELEFAMVQVPSVISRIVELPREIDEDGKERRVVILLEEIIERNMPSLFLNYDIVASHPFRIMRNADLTIDEEEAVDLLEEIQKQLKKRQWGEAIRLEIEDNVDKRLLKIIRRELSINSQDIFEINGPLDLTFLMKMYGLEGFELFKAPRYVPQPVPALMNEDDIFTNIRKGDILLHHPYQSFDPVVNFVRSAARDQSVLAIKQTLYRVSGNSPIIAALAEAADNGKQVSVLVELKARFDEENNINWAKMLEKAGCHVIYGLVGLKTHSKITLVVRMEEDGIRRYVHLGTGNYNDSTAKLYTDCGILTCNPQIGEDATAVFNMLSGYSEPLAWNKLSVAPLWLRGRFLRMIRREAEHAREGRPAHIMAKMNSLCDKEIITALYEASCAGVKVEMIIRGICCLKAGVPGLSENISVRSIVGNFLEHSRIFYFFNDASPEVYMGSADWMPRNLDRRVEIMFPVEDEVLREKVIHILEVELEDNVKAHILQPDGSYEKEDKRGKVLVNSQEQFCREAILMAKESADQEDPARSRVFKPVMSSN
- a CDS encoding CdaR family transcriptional regulator, which codes for MLEFSSMAQDFVEATSSLVGGRTINIMDREGTIIASTEQERIGTFHQGAAEVIATGKPVLIETKDLPRYPGAKEGYNMPIFLKDELIGVVGIFGCEEQMLNVANLLKVYVTQHFAQQAMAQKQNVESEVRNRLLSLLLLGDIGQMETIYQLSALIPVQLAFPVKVIMIRAGKRKNTREQMNHYTQLFQNMMWQGTLDRSRDVFGIQNNDCIIIHSAPRHGKADEDLDKIIAQVVREEGLCIAVSGACPRLEDIPGGMKESNTLISMEGGPVRNLEDSQVKIQYLIYKSLIHGGTKYAEMLYRKLTASQDARQAEVLLVTARVYYQENGSVQKASERLHLHKNTLLYRMKRLFQLLDLENETPFTREFLIRLIFMYHPVDDIT
- a CDS encoding GntP family permease — protein: MSGLFIFLVIFLAVVCMVLAISKFNQHPFIVLTVIAIAVGLVCGIPTEEVINTVKSGFGNILASIGIVILAGTIIGTILEKTGAALTMANTILKMVGKKNSVLTMAITGYVTGIPVFCDSGFVILSPISRALASQSNVSLAVMATALSGGLYATHCLVPPTPGPIAMAGTLEADLGLTILVGLLVSIPATLSALIYAKKVSSKIDIPANPEYTVDELLQKYGKLPGALHSFSPILLPIVLIALKSVGDFPSAPFGDGVVKMFFSFIGNPVIALILGVFLAMTLVPAAEKKNTLSWITEGVTNSAGILAITGAGGAFGAILQKLPIADALSASLLGLGVGVFLPFIIAALLKTAMGASTVAMITTSAMIAPLMPALGFTSPLAKVLVIMAIGAGSMTVSHANDSYFWVVSQFSDMETKDAYKCQTGMTGVMGIVTIIVVFLLSLVFVH